A single genomic interval of Spinacia oleracea cultivar Varoflay chromosome 6, BTI_SOV_V1, whole genome shotgun sequence harbors:
- the LOC130464228 gene encoding uncharacterized protein: MGDFVKNNNPKQKHYQVKQGRENNSTSSVQKVQEQCSQKKKQPFQNPSSEKEQEQHDVVKKRKQKQKSYCSPGSMTRYLDFRKKQLENNEMVTTGNPILNTETSPIRDDNNDDVQLNNNDAGYDLGFELEVETIAENEKEAPKKKHRGPTKLTQVHARTREERQYIILNLFGQPVGPTKEIVEEFKFFLGTLGKDSELAPLNYVNFRDLPTHDKIWDYVLEKYIVPEAGRKYAMEAVNTSWRSYKCRFKKNHFYAYATDELRWENKPDTISVPRFQDLLNYWKCEKVEEESKTNRENRLLLNDMHTMGRKGFAILRHELQEQDLNKQEPSQAKVYKESRKRVLGRTYLTNPEKIEENIAKIDALESTQDGEEGSNSKDLISEVIQGPKIKAKAKAAYHFTEKV, from the exons ATGGGtgattttgtgaaaaataataatCCCAAACAGAAGCATTATCAGGTTAAGCAAGGTCGTGAAAATAACTCAACTAGCTCTGTTCAGAAGGTTCAAGAACAATGTAGTCAGAAGAAGAAACAAcctttccaaaatccaagctcTGAGAAAGAGCAAGAGCAACATGATGTTGTTAAGAAAAGGAAGCAAAAACAGAAGTCATATTGTTCTCCAGGTTCCATGACAAGGTATCTTGATTTTCGAAAAAAGCAATTAGAAAATAATGAAATGGTTACAACCGGTAATCCAATTCTGAATACTGAAACATCACCAATCCGAGATGATAATAATGATGATGTACAACTGAATAATAATGATGCTGGATATGACCTTGGATTTGAATTAGAAGTGGAGACAATAGCTGAAAACGAAAAGGAAG CTCCTAAGAAGAAGCATCGAGGGCCAACAAAGCTTACACAAGTTCATGCGCGTACAAGAGAAGAACGCCAATATATTATTCTGAACTTGTTTGGCCAACCAGTAGGACCTACAAAGGAAATTGTTGAAGAGTTTAAGTTCTTCCTCGGAACTTTGGGGAAGGATTCTGAGCTTGCGCCACTTAATTATGTCAATTTTCGAGATCTGCCCACACATGACAAAATCTGGGATTATGTTTTG GAAAAATATATAGTTCCTGAAGCCGGAAGAAAATATGCAATGGAGGCTGTCAATACAAGTTGGCGTAGTTATAAATGCAGATTTAAGAAGAATCATTTCTATGCATATGCCACTGATGAGTTAAGATGGGAGAATAAACCAGACACTATTTCAGTACCTCGGTTTCAAGACCTCTTGAATTACTGGAAATGTGAAAAAGTTGAG GAAGAAAGTAAGACCAACAGAGAAAATCGTTTGTTGTTAAATGATATGCACACGATGGGCCGTAAGGGGTTTGCAATTTTACGTCATGAATTG CAAGAGCAGGATCTGAATAAGCAAGAACCTTCTCAAGCAAAGGTCTAcaaagaatcaaggaaaagagtTCTAGGGAGAACATACCTTACCAACCCTGAGAAAATCGAAGAGAATATT GCAAAAATAGATGCTTTAGAGTCCACCCAAGACGGAGAAGAAGGGAGCAACTCCAAAGACCTTATCTCTGAAGTGATACAAGGTCCCAAAAttaaagcaaaagcaaaagccgCGTACCACTTTACGGAAAAGGTGTGA
- the LOC110793135 gene encoding uncharacterized protein, with amino-acid sequence MHAPMSMLYWEEHANATSCHVCGTPRWKSNDTENDTPLENGKIHRIPKKILRYFPIKRRLQRIFMCQETASYMTWHTSGLENDHLLQHPVDGKAWKEFDSLYPKFAEDPRNVRLGLATDGFSPFNSMSIAHSTWPVILINYNLPPWMIMKPEFLMLALLIPGPSSPGNDIDIYLQPLIKDLKELWEFGLETYDSSSNQRFDMRAALMTTVSDFPAYAMLSGWSTKGYFACPDCQYDTDSERLPFSKKNCYRATRRFLDPAHPWRYDKRNFDGVIEERSEPIPLKGTDVEYMLRDFPNEFGKKQKKTRGDEDDPIPWRKISILFQLPYWKHCSNRHNLDVMHIEKNVFDNVLGTLLDIPGKTRDHESARRDLVKMKIMPELQPKKVDGSEVFPRSRFWMSLEQKRKFCRVIKNAKLPQGYDSNISRCVQVEDRKITGYKSHDAHFMMNYLLPIAVKTTLPKDVATPLIRLCGFFKGIWSKTIDPQHLDRFHSEIVEALCMLERIFPPAFFDIMVHLPVHLVKQIKLGGPVSSNCMYGIERYLHELKLDVRNKGRLEGSMAEGYQAKECIAFIARHLKQSNISTHDVNECTASQSFLPKIGRPIKGKGRTSKKKHCGHMIDRITWAQAHRYVLFNCDCEDVERYINEHKMCVSSKQKRKWNSAQDHNKDFIDWFREKVELEVEEGQEIISDHLLWLSKGPSYVAKNHTGYSVNGYRFHTMKRDAKCVTQNSGVTLTAITHSSASSKDQNPVVGDVNYYGSIQDIVEISYHGHFSVVLFKCVWFHSEKDDDELIMVNTNKKISVGEPFILASQAHQVFFVGNLNKEGWQYAVQVPPRELSDGIKITFFFIIF; translated from the exons ATGCATGCCCCAATGAGCATGTTGTACTGGGAAGAGCATGCAAATGCCACAAGTTGCCATGTTTGTGGTACGCCAAGATGGAAGTCGAATGATACAGAGAACGACACACCACTTGAAAATGGAAAAATCCATAGGATTCCCAAAAAGATCCTTAGGTACTTTCCAATAAAAAGAAGGTTGCAAAGGATATTTATGTGCCAAGAGACTGCAAGCTACATGACATGGCATACTAGTGGGCTAGAAAATGATCATCTTTTACAACATCCAGTAGACGGAAAAGCTTGGAAGGAGTTTGATTCATTGTATCCAAAGTTTGCCGAGGATCCGCGCAATGTCAGGTTGGGGCTAGCTACTGATGGATTTAGCCCATTCAATTCAATGAGTATTGCACATAGTACATGGCCAGTTATATTGATCAATTATAACTTGCCGCCATGGATGATTATGAAGCCAGAGTTTTTGATGTTAGCTTTACTTATCCCTGGCCCTTCTTCCCCCGGTAATGATATTGACATTTATTTGCAGCCACTAATAAAGGATCTAAAGGAATTGTGGGAGTTTGGGTTGGAAACTTACGATTCTTCAAGCAATCAAAGGTTTGACATGCGTGCAGCTTTGATGACTACCGTTAGTGATTTTCCAGCTTATGCAATGTTGTCCGGGTGGAGCACAAAAGGATATTTTGCATGCCCTGATTGTCAATATGACACTGATTCTGAGAGATTGCCTTTTAGCAAAAAGAATTGTTATAGGGCAACTCGTAGATTTCTTGATCCAGCTCACCCTTGGCGTTATGATAAGAGGAACTTTGACGGAGTGATTGAGGAAAGAAGTGAGCCTATTCCTTTGAAAGGAACCGATGTTGAGTATATGTTGCGTGATTTTCCAAATGAATTTGGAAAGAAGCAAAAGAAAACAAGGGGTGATGAGGATGATCCAATTCCTTGGAGAAAGATATCCATTCTTTTCCAGTTGCCATATTGGAAGCATTGTTCCAATCGCCATAATCTCGAcgtaatgcatattgagaaaaatgtgtttgATAATGTTCTTGGGACATTATTAGACATACCTGGGAAGACTAGAGATCATGAAAGTGCTCGTCGAGATTTGGTAAAAATGAAAATCATGCCGGAGCTTCAACCAAAGAAGGTAGATGGTAGCGAGGTATTCCCAAGATCTCGCTTCTGGATGTCATTGGAACAAAAACGCAAGTTCTGCCGAGTCATAAAAAATGCTAAGTTACCACAAGGCTATGATTCTAATATTTCTCGATGTGTGCAAGTCGAAGATCGGAAAATCACAGGCTACAAGAGCCATGATGCTCATTTTATGATGAATTACTTGCTCCCTATTGCTGTGAAAACAACATTACCCAAAGATGTTGCTACACCGTTGATAAGACTTTGTGGTTTCTTCAAAGGCATATGGAGTAAAACTATTGATCCTCAACATCTCGACCGATTCCATTCTGAGATAGTTGAAGCACTTTGCATGCTTGAGCGGATTTTTCCACCTGCCTTTTTTGACATAATGGTGCATTTACCTGTACATTTGGTGAAGCAAATTAAGTTGGGCGGACCTGTTAGTTCAAATTGTATGTATGGAATTGAGAGGTATCTTCATGAGTTAAAGTTGGATGTTCGAAACAAGGGTCGTCTAGAAGGATCAATGGCAGAAGGTTACCAAGCTAAAGAATGTATTGCTTTCATTGCTAGACATTTGAAACAATCAAACATATCCACACATGATGTCAACGAGTGCACTGCCTCACAATCATTTTTACCTAAGATAGGACGTCCTATCAAAGGAAAGGGAAGGACCTCAAAGAAAAAGCATTGTGGACACATGATTGATCGAATTACATGGGCACAAGCACATCGTTATGTCTTATTCAACTGCGATTGTGAGGACGTTGAGAGATACATAAA TGAACACAAGATGTGTGTAAGCAGTAAACAAAAGAGGAAATGGAATAGTGCACAAGACCATAACAAGGATTTTATCGATTGGTTTAGGGAAAAAGTTGAGTTGGAAGTTGAAGAAGGTCAAGAAATTATCTCGGACCATCTTTTATGGTTATCTAAAGGACCTTCTTATGTGGCCAAAAATCATACAGGTTACTCTGTTAATGGGTATAGATTCCATACAATGAAGCGTGATGCAAAGTGTGTAACTCAAAATAGTGGAGTCACTCTCACAGCAATAACACATAGCTCTGCGAGTTCCAAAGATCAAAATCCTGTAGTGGGAGACGTCAATTATTATGGTTCAATCCAAGACATTGTTGAGATATCCTATCATGGTCATTTTAGTGTTGTCTTATTTAAATGTGTGTGGTTTCACTCGGAAAAAGATGATGATGAGCTTATTATGGTTAATACGAATAAGAAAATTTCTGTGGGAGAGCCATTTATCTTAGCATCTCAAGCACATCAAGTATTTTTTGTAGGAAATTTAAATAAAGAGGGGTGGCAGTATGCTGTTCAAGTCCCTCCTAGAGAATTGTCTGACGGTattaaaattactttttttttcatcatattttaa
- the LOC110793130 gene encoding ceramide synthase 1 LOH3 codes for MGFIDFVTSIDWQRESDPSYHDFIVLPLFALFFPSVRFFLDRVVFEKIGKRLIFGKNYQMKDGDVVGKKKLRKFKESAWKCVYYLSAEIVALSVTYDEPWFTQTKYFWVGPGDQVWPDQKMKMKLKGLYMYTAGFYTYSIFALIFWETRRVDFGVSMGHHVVTVILIVLSYIARFARAGSMILALHDASDVFLEVGKMSKYSGFEALASFSFILFVISWILLRLTYYPFWILWSTSYEVLLTVDKEKHPLEGPIYYYLFNTLLYCLLVLHIYWWVLMYRMLVKQIQARGQLSDDVRSDSEDEHED; via the exons ATGGGTTTCATCGATTTCGTTACCTCCATCGACTGGCAACGAGAATCTGACCCTAGTTATCATGATTTCATTGTTCTTCCCCTTTTTGCTCTCTTCTTCCCTTCTGTTCGTTTTTTCTTGGATAGAGTTGTTTTCGAG aaaataggaaaaagattgatttttggaaagaaTTATCAGATGAAAGATGGTGATGTTGTTGGGAAAAAGAAGCTAAGAAAGTTCAAGGAATCAGCTTGGAAATGTGTGTACTATCTGTCTGCAGAAATTGTTGCTCTTTCTGTAACGTAtgatgagccttggtttactCAGACAAAATATTTTTGGGTGGGGCCTGGTGATCAGGTCTGGCCTGACCAGAAAATGAA GATGAAGTTGAAAGGCCTGTACATGTATACAGCTGGGTTCTATACATATTCAATCTTTGCACTTATCTTTTGGGAAACAAGGCGTGTTGACTTTGGTGTTTCCATGGGGCATCATGTTGTCACTGTCATTCTTATTGTTCTGTCTTATATCGCCAG ATTTGCTCGTGCTGGTTCAATGATTTTAGCTCTCCATGATGCTAGTGACGTTTTTCTCGAGGTTGGGAAGATGTCGAAATACAGTGGTTTTGAAGCACTAGCCAGCTTCTCTTTTATCCTCTTTGTTATATCTTGGATCCTGCTTCGCCTCACTTACTACCCATTTTGGATCCTTTGGAGTACAAG CTATGAAGTTCTCCTGACAGTAGATAAGGAGAAACATCCTCTAGAGGGACCTATCTATTACTACTTGTTCAACACTCTACTGTACTGCTTGCTTGTTCTTCATATTTATTGGTGGGTGCTAATGTATCGAATGCTTGTGAAGCAAATCCAAGCAAGAGGTCAGCTAAGTGACGATGTTCGTTCAG